The following are from one region of the Staphylococcus schleiferi genome:
- the modA gene encoding molybdate ABC transporter substrate-binding protein yields the protein MTACGQSSSNSKEEQSKTLTVSAAASLTDVTKDLEEAFHKDHPNVKVNFNYGGSGALRQQIDKGAPVDVLMSANTKDVDLLKQKGKVKETYDYARNTLVLIHKKGSPIKSVNQLGDEDHLAMGEVESVPAGKYAKTYLESQKLWSKVEPKVVYAKDVREVLNYVDKGNAQLGFVYNTDLYVGKQQHKGVEKVAEAPLKKPIVYRMGRVTDTKEAKAWYNFMKSHKAQQIMKDYHFKN from the coding sequence ATGACAGCCTGCGGACAATCCTCATCCAATTCAAAAGAAGAACAGTCGAAAACGTTGACTGTGTCAGCGGCTGCAAGTTTGACAGATGTGACAAAAGATTTGGAGGAAGCCTTTCATAAAGACCATCCTAATGTTAAGGTAAACTTCAATTACGGAGGCTCCGGCGCTTTACGTCAACAAATTGATAAAGGGGCACCCGTAGATGTATTGATGTCGGCAAATACGAAAGATGTAGATTTACTAAAACAAAAAGGAAAAGTGAAAGAGACGTATGATTATGCACGCAATACACTCGTATTAATTCACAAAAAAGGAAGTCCTATCAAAAGTGTAAATCAATTAGGCGATGAAGATCACCTTGCAATGGGTGAAGTTGAATCTGTACCAGCTGGAAAATATGCGAAAACGTATCTCGAAAGCCAAAAATTATGGTCAAAAGTAGAACCAAAAGTCGTTTATGCAAAAGATGTGCGTGAAGTATTAAATTACGTGGATAAAGGGAACGCACAATTAGGATTTGTTTATAACACAGATTTATACGTCGGAAAACAACAACATAAAGGTGTCGAAAAAGTAGCTGAAGCGCCACTTAAAAAGCCTATTGTTTATCGTATGGGTAGAGTTACAGATACAAAAGAAGCAAAAGCTTGGTATAACTTTATGAAGAGTCACAAAGCACAACAAATTATGAAAGATTATCATTTTAAGAATTAG
- the modB gene encoding molybdate ABC transporter permease subunit, whose amino-acid sequence MHDLTPLWISIRVAVVSTIIVFILSILLAKSMYHRKQKWTHMIESIVLLPIVLPPTVLGFLLLMLFSVNGGFGHFLTDVLGVKVVFTWIGATVASVIVSFPLMYQHVVQGFRNINPKMLNTARTMGASELKIFFKIILPLSKRALITGTMLAFARAIGEFGATLMVAGYIPGKTNTLPLEIYFLVQQGRENQAWLWVLVLVAFAISVIGTMNMLNRDRYREVD is encoded by the coding sequence ATGCACGATTTAACGCCGCTTTGGATTTCAATACGTGTAGCAGTGGTAAGTACCATCATCGTTTTTATTTTGAGTATTTTACTCGCAAAATCGATGTATCATCGGAAACAAAAGTGGACGCATATGATTGAAAGCATTGTATTACTTCCTATCGTTTTACCACCGACAGTTCTCGGGTTTTTGTTACTGATGCTCTTTTCAGTGAACGGAGGTTTTGGTCATTTTTTGACGGATGTACTCGGTGTTAAAGTGGTCTTTACATGGATAGGGGCAACGGTTGCTTCAGTCATTGTGAGTTTTCCATTAATGTATCAACATGTCGTGCAAGGATTTAGAAATATCAATCCTAAAATGTTAAATACCGCACGTACGATGGGGGCATCTGAGCTGAAAATCTTTTTTAAAATTATTTTGCCATTATCTAAGCGGGCGTTAATCACTGGAACGATGTTAGCTTTTGCGCGTGCCATTGGTGAATTTGGCGCAACATTGATGGTGGCAGGCTATATTCCGGGTAAAACGAATACATTGCCTTTAGAGATTTACTTTCTCGTTCAACAAGGACGAGAGAACCAAGCTTGGCTATGGGTACTCGTGCTCGTCGCTTTTGCCATATCGGTCATCGGTACAATGAACATGTTGAACCGTGATCGTTATCGGGAGGTGGATTAA
- a CDS encoding ATP-binding cassette domain-containing protein yields MIEINIQTAINQRMIHIHIRSDRPRIYAIQGFSGIGKTTLLNMIAGIRIPDKGYIRMHHRTLTDTSQGVHIPIQQRRIGYLFQDYQLFPHMTVFKNITFMAQNNAHIERLIDQLNIKHLLASYPERCSGGEKQRIALARALSMKPDLLLLDEPFSSLDDEAKQQGIDLIKEIYQQWQIPIIFVTHSKWEANALADETIVIQ; encoded by the coding sequence TTGATTGAGATAAATATTCAAACAGCGATTAACCAACGTATGATTCATATTCATATTCGAAGTGATCGGCCACGTATTTATGCGATACAAGGTTTTTCTGGGATTGGTAAAACGACGTTACTAAATATGATTGCGGGCATTCGTATACCTGATAAAGGGTATATTCGTATGCATCATCGGACATTGACTGATACATCACAAGGCGTACATATCCCCATTCAACAAAGACGTATAGGCTATCTGTTTCAAGATTATCAGTTATTTCCACACATGACAGTATTTAAAAATATTACCTTTATGGCACAAAATAATGCGCACATTGAACGTTTAATTGACCAATTAAACATAAAGCACTTATTAGCTTCATATCCAGAGCGTTGTTCTGGTGGAGAAAAACAGCGGATTGCATTAGCGCGGGCATTAAGTATGAAACCTGATTTACTGCTGCTAGATGAACCCTTTTCAAGTTTAGATGATGAGGCAAAACAGCAAGGGATTGATTTAATCAAAGAAATATATCAACAATGGCAAATTCCTATTATTTTTGTCACGCACTCAAAATGGGAAGCCAATGCATTAGCGGATGAAACTATCGTGATTCAATAA
- a CDS encoding ThiF family adenylyltransferase: MAKDRYSRQIRYKGIGESGQQKISQKAVLIVGMGALGTHLAEGLVRAGIRKLMIVDRDYIEHSNLQRQTLFTEQDADESVPKVIAAQQMLHAIRRDVEIETFIEHVDSAFLERIVPEVDLIMDATDNFETRLLINDAAYLYHTPWIYGGVVQSTYVEAPFIPGETPCFQCLVPQIPSMNLTCDTVGVIQPAVTMTTSLQLADALKILTETPIEAKLTYGDIWEGTHYRFGMQRLYRSDCPTCGTTPTYPYMNAQETHFAALCGRDTVQYQHPSLTHDALITFLQERQISYQSNGYLIRFHFEAYRIVAFQDGRLLIHGLKDLHQAQVLVHKLFG; encoded by the coding sequence ATGGCAAAGGATCGCTATTCTAGACAAATACGATATAAAGGCATCGGTGAAAGTGGCCAACAAAAAATCAGTCAAAAGGCAGTGTTGATTGTAGGGATGGGTGCGCTTGGGACACACCTTGCTGAAGGGTTAGTGCGTGCAGGTATCCGAAAATTAATGATTGTCGACCGAGATTATATTGAGCATTCTAATTTGCAAAGACAAACACTCTTTACAGAACAAGATGCTGATGAAAGTGTACCTAAAGTGATTGCAGCCCAACAAATGCTACATGCGATACGACGGGATGTAGAAATCGAAACGTTTATCGAACATGTTGACAGTGCTTTTTTAGAACGAATTGTACCAGAAGTAGACTTAATTATGGATGCAACAGATAACTTTGAAACACGTCTGCTGATTAACGATGCCGCTTATTTATATCACACACCATGGATTTATGGGGGTGTGGTACAAAGTACTTATGTGGAAGCGCCATTTATTCCGGGTGAAACACCTTGCTTTCAATGTCTCGTGCCACAAATCCCATCGATGAATTTGACATGTGACACAGTAGGGGTGATTCAGCCTGCTGTAACAATGACAACAAGTCTTCAATTAGCTGATGCTTTGAAAATTTTAACTGAAACGCCAATAGAAGCAAAACTCACATATGGTGACATTTGGGAAGGGACACATTATCGATTTGGCATGCAACGCCTATATCGTTCAGATTGTCCAACATGTGGGACAACACCGACTTATCCTTATATGAATGCACAAGAGACACACTTTGCTGCATTGTGCGGAAGGGATACTGTACAATATCAACATCCTTCGTTGACACATGACGCACTCATTACATTTTTACAAGAACGTCAAATCTCTTATCAATCGAATGGATATTTAATTCGCTTCCACTTTGAAGCTTATCGTATTGTGGCATTTCAAGATGGTCGCTTACTCATCCATGGGTTAAAAGATTTACATCAAGCGCAAGTTTTAGTACATAAATTGTTTGGTTAG
- a CDS encoding molybdenum cofactor biosynthesis protein B: MHTNVKLDRDIRCAVLTVSDTRTVDTDKGGQLVQTLLQTTNCVVQPEHYQIVKDDRSAIESQLKQWLTESLDVIITTGGTGIAPRDVTIEAVRPLLSKEIEGFGELFRYLSFVEDVGTRALLSRAVGGSAGQTLIFSLPGSTGAVKLGMNRLILPEINHLVHEMNR; this comes from the coding sequence ATGCATACAAATGTAAAGCTCGACCGTGATATACGTTGTGCTGTACTTACAGTTTCTGATACAAGAACTGTTGATACAGATAAAGGGGGGCAACTCGTCCAAACGTTGTTACAAACAACGAATTGTGTGGTTCAGCCCGAACACTATCAAATTGTTAAAGATGACCGCTCTGCGATTGAATCACAACTTAAGCAATGGTTAACAGAGTCGCTCGATGTCATTATAACGACAGGTGGGACAGGGATTGCACCTAGGGATGTGACTATTGAAGCGGTACGACCGTTATTGTCGAAAGAAATCGAAGGCTTTGGAGAACTATTTCGTTATTTAAGCTTTGTAGAAGACGTCGGAACACGGGCTTTATTATCAAGAGCTGTAGGTGGTTCGGCAGGTCAAACATTAATTTTTAGTTTGCCGGGTTCGACAGGCGCCGTTAAGTTGGGGATGAATCGATTGATCTTACCTGAAATCAATCATCTCGTTCATGAAATGAATCGTTAG
- the moaC gene encoding cyclic pyranopterin monophosphate synthase MoaC: MSEFTHLNEQGNAKMVDVSDKNTTQRTAIAHASIQVNATIYEQIIHNSNKKGNVLNTAQIAGIMAAKNTSNIIPMCHPLALTGIDIVFDWEMRDDAYRLHIDATVSTTGKTGVEMEALTAASVTALTIYDMCKAVDKGMIIGETYLIKKTGGKSDFSRH, encoded by the coding sequence ATGTCTGAATTTACACATCTAAACGAACAAGGTAACGCCAAAATGGTCGATGTTTCTGATAAAAATACGACCCAACGTACTGCCATTGCCCACGCAAGCATCCAAGTAAATGCGACAATTTATGAACAAATCATTCATAATTCTAATAAAAAAGGGAATGTCTTGAATACTGCACAAATTGCGGGAATAATGGCAGCTAAAAACACGTCAAACATTATTCCTATGTGTCATCCACTCGCACTGACTGGTATTGATATTGTTTTTGACTGGGAAATGAGGGATGATGCGTACCGACTTCATATCGATGCTACTGTTTCAACAACTGGAAAAACAGGTGTTGAAATGGAAGCACTGACTGCCGCTTCTGTCACAGCACTTACGATTTACGACATGTGTAAAGCTGTCGACAAAGGAATGATTATCGGCGAAACTTACTTAATCAAAAAAACAGGCGGAAAATCAGATTTTAGTCGTCACTAG
- the glp gene encoding gephyrin-like molybdotransferase Glp yields MPVEKRHPIPVMEAIERVVKQNILMSATKVNIYESEGFILAEDIVATYAIPRFDKSPYDGFALRSEDTQGASHDHRIAFKVVDHIGAGAVSTQKLQQGEAVRIMTGAEIPQGADAVVMLEQTVETESGFTIRKPFNKNENISLMGEETREGDVVLTKGQRINAGVEAVLATFGYVDVPVFQKPSVAIIATGSELLDIDAPLEPGKIRNSNGPMIHALLRKEGIEGTLYRIQEDDFDSSLAVVKEVHQKHDIVITTGGVSVGDYDYLPDIYRSLNAEVLFNKVAMRPGSVTTVAVANEKYLFGLSGNPSACYSGFELFVKPAIYHMMHAQRYYPAVIRATLMEDFKKANPFTRFVRANAVLTGREATVTPSGFNKSGAVVSIAHSNAMMVLPGGTRGFQKGHQVSVVLTSSEAYQQELFL; encoded by the coding sequence ATGCCAGTAGAAAAGAGACACCCCATTCCAGTGATGGAGGCTATTGAACGTGTTGTGAAACAAAATATTTTGATGTCTGCCACAAAGGTCAACATATATGAAAGTGAAGGCTTTATTTTAGCAGAAGATATTGTTGCCACTTATGCAATTCCACGCTTTGATAAATCGCCCTATGATGGATTTGCATTGCGCAGTGAAGATACGCAAGGAGCGAGTCATGACCATCGCATTGCATTTAAAGTGGTTGATCATATCGGTGCAGGTGCAGTCTCAACTCAAAAATTACAACAAGGTGAAGCTGTTCGTATTATGACCGGCGCAGAAATTCCTCAAGGTGCCGATGCAGTCGTTATGCTAGAACAAACTGTTGAAACCGAATCAGGTTTTACTATTCGTAAACCTTTCAATAAAAATGAGAATATCTCATTGATGGGTGAAGAGACGCGTGAAGGGGATGTTGTACTAACTAAAGGGCAACGTATTAATGCCGGTGTGGAAGCCGTATTAGCCACATTCGGTTATGTCGACGTTCCTGTCTTTCAAAAGCCAAGTGTTGCTATCATCGCCACTGGCAGTGAGCTACTTGATATTGATGCACCGTTAGAGCCTGGAAAGATTAGAAATTCTAATGGACCTATGATTCATGCGCTGTTACGCAAAGAGGGAATTGAAGGCACGTTATATCGGATTCAAGAAGACGATTTTGACAGCAGTTTAGCTGTTGTTAAAGAAGTGCATCAGAAACATGACATCGTAATTACTACTGGGGGTGTCTCAGTCGGTGATTATGATTATTTACCTGACATTTATCGTTCTTTAAACGCAGAGGTCCTGTTTAATAAGGTTGCAATGAGACCTGGGAGTGTAACAACTGTTGCTGTTGCAAATGAAAAATATTTATTCGGCTTATCAGGGAATCCATCTGCATGTTACTCAGGATTTGAGCTTTTCGTTAAACCAGCCATTTATCATATGATGCATGCACAACGCTATTATCCAGCAGTCATCCGTGCCACATTAATGGAAGACTTTAAAAAGGCCAATCCATTTACAAGATTTGTACGTGCCAACGCTGTGTTGACAGGGCGTGAAGCCACCGTTACACCATCAGGATTTAACAAATCTGGTGCTGTTGTCTCTATTGCACACAGTAATGCCATGATGGTATTGCCTGGCGGGACAAGAGGGTTCCAGAAAGGGCATCAAGTAAGTGTCGTGCTCACATCATCTGAAGCCTACCAACAGGAACTGTTTTTATGA
- the mobB gene encoding molybdopterin-guanine dinucleotide biosynthesis protein B: MILQVVGYKDVGKTTVVSRIVEHFKRLGYPVVTIKHHGHAHEEITLPHEHVDHMRHFNAGADQSIVQGHRYIESIQRYDEMSLQTLIRECVTIDDSIILVEGYKNADYDKVILYRNQAEFKQLNRLKNVKYALHRDKVVDEFDQFERWLDTWVQNNKG, from the coding sequence ATGATTTTACAAGTAGTCGGCTATAAAGATGTTGGTAAAACAACTGTTGTGTCTCGAATCGTAGAACATTTTAAAAGATTAGGCTATCCTGTTGTTACGATTAAGCATCATGGCCATGCGCATGAAGAGATTACATTGCCACATGAGCATGTAGATCATATGCGTCATTTTAATGCGGGTGCAGATCAAAGTATTGTACAAGGGCATCGATATATAGAATCGATACAACGTTATGATGAAATGAGTTTACAGACTTTGATCCGTGAATGTGTTACCATTGATGACAGTATTATTCTAGTTGAAGGTTATAAAAATGCTGATTATGATAAAGTGATTTTATATCGTAATCAAGCGGAGTTCAAACAGTTAAATAGATTGAAAAATGTAAAATATGCACTGCATAGAGATAAAGTTGTCGATGAATTTGATCAATTTGAAAGATGGCTTGATACGTGGGTGCAAAATAATAAAGGATGA
- a CDS encoding molybdenum cofactor biosynthesis protein MoaE yields the protein MKQFEVTTEPLNPEQYRMYTLNEKQGAIVVFTGHVREWTKGIRTQYLEYEAYVPMAENKLKQIGDEIAERWPGTITAIGHRIGALEISDIAVCISVSSPHRKDAYQANEYAIERIKEMVPIWKKEIWEDGAEWQGHQKGYHEDAIQKGGQQS from the coding sequence TTGAAACAGTTTGAAGTTACAACGGAACCACTCAATCCTGAACAATATCGCATGTATACTTTGAATGAAAAGCAAGGGGCGATTGTTGTCTTTACAGGGCATGTACGTGAGTGGACCAAAGGCATACGGACACAATATCTTGAATACGAAGCTTATGTTCCGATGGCTGAAAATAAATTGAAGCAAATTGGTGATGAGATTGCTGAGCGTTGGCCAGGCACAATCACTGCGATTGGTCACCGTATTGGTGCGTTAGAAATCTCGGACATTGCGGTTTGTATTAGTGTGTCATCGCCACATCGAAAAGACGCATACCAAGCAAATGAGTACGCGATAGAACGTATTAAAGAAATGGTTCCGATATGGAAAAAAGAAATATGGGAAGATGGTGCCGAATGGCAAGGACATCAAAAAGGGTACCATGAAGATGCCATTCAAAAGGGAGGACAGCAGTCGTGA
- the moaD gene encoding molybdopterin converting factor subunit 1 — translation MKVLYFAEIKELLGQSEETFHFDHPIAVTALKQHLYQNYPAIQGKKFQVAINEDFAQADDVIQPNDVVALIPPVSGG, via the coding sequence GTGAAAGTATTGTACTTTGCCGAAATCAAAGAATTATTAGGTCAATCTGAAGAAACATTCCACTTTGATCATCCGATTGCGGTCACAGCTTTGAAACAACATTTATATCAAAATTATCCTGCCATTCAAGGAAAAAAATTCCAAGTGGCAATCAACGAAGATTTTGCTCAAGCGGATGATGTGATACAACCAAACGATGTGGTTGCGCTCATCCCGCCAGTCAGTGGAGGTTAA
- the mobA gene encoding molybdenum cofactor guanylyltransferase MobA, with protein sequence MKAIILAGGHSERFGSPKAFAEIQGTPFYHKLIDTLQETNMFSDIIISTNEHLAMQFEAQKAQVVIDDANHRGKGPLAGIYSAMVQDEMEDVYFVISVDTPMVTKKAISQLYQFMVSNLIEEQLDIAGFASEGKPIPTIAFYHKRVFPIIEQVLQSGDLSMKHVYEQVSTDWLDADSINGPSYWFKNINYQDDLATLEAEMIE encoded by the coding sequence ATGAAAGCTATCATCTTAGCAGGTGGTCACTCTGAAAGGTTTGGTTCACCCAAAGCATTTGCAGAAATTCAAGGCACACCTTTTTATCATAAGTTAATCGATACGCTACAAGAAACAAATATGTTTAGCGATATTATTATTAGTACGAATGAACATTTGGCTATGCAATTCGAAGCGCAAAAAGCACAAGTGGTCATTGATGATGCGAACCATCGCGGTAAGGGACCTCTTGCAGGTATTTATAGTGCGATGGTCCAAGATGAAATGGAAGATGTATACTTCGTTATTTCGGTGGACACCCCTATGGTCACTAAAAAAGCGATTAGCCAGCTTTATCAATTTATGGTCTCTAATCTTATAGAAGAGCAATTAGATATTGCCGGGTTTGCAAGTGAAGGGAAACCGATACCTACGATTGCCTTTTATCATAAACGTGTATTTCCAATTATTGAACAAGTGCTTCAATCGGGTGATTTAAGTATGAAACATGTTTATGAACAAGTTTCTACCGATTGGTTGGATGCAGATTCAATTAACGGTCCAAGTTATTGGTTTAAAAATATTAACTACCAAGATGATTTGGCAACATTAGAAGCAGAAATGATAGAGTAA
- the moaA gene encoding GTP 3',8-cyclase MoaA codes for MAEQILDKLGRPIRDLRISVTDRCNFRCDYCMPKEIFGDDYVFLPKDQLLSFEEITRITRLYAQLGVKKVRITGGEPLLRRDLHRLIAQINAIEGIEDIGVTTNGLLLKKHGQKLYDAGLRRINVSLDAIEDPVFQSINNRGIKASTILEQIDYAVAIGLQVKVNVVIQKGINDDQIIPMLHYFKDKDVTIRFIEFMDVGNDNGWDFSKVVTKDEMLEMIHKEFEVEAVPPKYFGEVAKYYRYVGAQSKFGLITSVSDSFCSTCTRARLSSDGKFYGCLFSSVNGFDVRQLLRSQMTDEEIIAQLKQLWRVRDDRYSDERTAQTVARRRKNKINMNYIGG; via the coding sequence ATGGCTGAACAAATATTAGATAAGTTGGGAAGACCCATTCGTGATTTGCGCATTTCCGTCACAGATCGATGTAATTTTCGATGCGATTACTGTATGCCAAAAGAAATTTTCGGGGATGATTATGTCTTTTTACCTAAAGATCAATTATTGAGTTTTGAAGAGATTACGAGAATTACACGACTTTATGCACAATTAGGTGTGAAAAAGGTAAGGATTACCGGTGGGGAACCTTTACTGCGCCGTGATTTGCATCGATTAATCGCTCAAATTAATGCGATAGAAGGCATAGAAGATATCGGTGTGACAACGAATGGCTTGTTGCTCAAAAAGCACGGACAAAAGTTGTATGATGCAGGATTAAGAAGAATCAATGTCAGTTTAGATGCTATTGAAGATCCGGTTTTTCAGTCGATTAACAATCGTGGTATTAAAGCTTCAACAATACTTGAACAAATTGATTATGCAGTCGCTATTGGTTTACAAGTTAAAGTCAATGTCGTTATCCAAAAAGGCATCAATGATGATCAAATTATTCCAATGCTCCATTATTTTAAAGATAAAGATGTTACAATACGTTTCATTGAATTTATGGATGTAGGTAACGACAATGGATGGGATTTTAGTAAAGTTGTGACTAAAGATGAAATGTTAGAAATGATTCATAAAGAATTTGAGGTTGAAGCAGTGCCGCCTAAATACTTTGGAGAAGTAGCAAAGTATTATCGATACGTAGGGGCTCAGTCCAAATTCGGCTTAATTACAAGCGTTTCTGACTCATTTTGTTCAACGTGTACGCGCGCACGACTCTCATCCGATGGTAAATTTTATGGCTGTTTATTTAGCAGTGTCAATGGATTCGATGTACGACAACTTTTAAGAAGCCAGATGACAGATGAAGAAATCATAGCACAACTTAAACAGTTATGGCGTGTCCGTGATGACCGTTATTCTGATGAACGAACAGCACAAACCGTGGCGCGTCGCCGTAAAAATAAAATAAATATGAACTATATCGGAGGCTAA
- a CDS encoding transposase family protein yields MCNDILKLLKIKDNNIKITKVEEDVVIRGKKSNVIFGTLSYKPMTCPHCYHTNPNRIHKHGKRLSRITFLRFQEIAVYLNLLKQRFKCRVCGRTFTSKTNVVEDNCFISNHVQKAIIDKATQVRSETDIASDCNVSASSVKRVIHKVSNATFQ; encoded by the coding sequence ATGTGTAATGATATATTAAAGTTACTAAAAATTAAAGATAATAATATTAAAATCACTAAAGTTGAAGAAGATGTAGTTATTAGAGGTAAGAAATCTAACGTCATCTTTGGTACCCTTTCATACAAGCCTATGACTTGTCCTCACTGTTATCATACGAATCCAAACCGAATACACAAACACGGAAAACGTTTATCGCGAATTACTTTTTTAAGATTCCAAGAGATAGCAGTGTATTTAAATCTGTTAAAACAACGTTTTAAATGTAGGGTTTGTGGTCGGACTTTTACTTCTAAAACAAATGTTGTTGAGGATAACTGTTTTATCTCAAACCATGTTCAGAAAGCCATTATAGATAAAGCAACACAAGTTCGCTCAGAAACTGATATCGCAAGTGATTGTAACGTTTCTGCATCTTCTGTAAAACGTGTGATTCATAAAGTAAGCAATGCCACTTTTCAATAG